In the Leptotrichia sp. oral taxon 847 genome, one interval contains:
- a CDS encoding phage tail sheath protein, with product MGYKHGTYQTETSSDISLPIVLDYGHFIVGTAPINKVKKENRRVNEIVRLGTYKEAIQYFGDTYDLDFSISQAIKVFFELYKVAPLYVVNILDLEKHKTAKKTQNDLSLTNGKVVIPNHKLITDTLVVKENATSQVISDAVTMWTNEGLEIYAKPSNGTKIDIEYEEIDLSKVTKAQALGGYDISTMKRTGLELLDEVYLKYSELPAFIDIPDFSSDSEVAAIMQTKAKNINGNMFEAVALINAPIDKPYDQIPKWKDDNNINGNDQIVLYGTLGLAGKKYIQSIQYAALSLLVDDEKSGVPSQVPSNFAYKCDSLYWKNSNGKLEEIILDKEQQANFLNKNGVVTAINFKGWRCWGSETALNPMATDPKDKFINTRRMFKYVGNELVISLFDKVDKTFSKKLAETVTKSMNIRLNAIVARNDLLSASATLSSEDNDAINVMNGDITWVIKLGVIPGMKSATFKKKYDVDALTEFANSLGK from the coding sequence ATGGGGTATAAACACGGAACTTATCAAACTGAGACATCGAGTGATATATCACTGCCAATAGTGCTTGATTATGGACATTTTATCGTAGGGACTGCACCGATTAATAAAGTAAAAAAAGAAAACAGAAGAGTGAATGAGATTGTAAGATTAGGAACTTATAAAGAAGCTATTCAGTATTTTGGAGATACTTACGACTTGGATTTTTCAATTTCACAAGCGATAAAAGTATTTTTCGAGTTGTATAAAGTAGCACCGCTTTATGTTGTGAATATCTTGGATCTTGAAAAGCACAAAACAGCTAAAAAGACTCAAAATGATTTGAGTTTAACAAATGGTAAAGTTGTTATTCCAAATCACAAACTTATAACAGATACATTAGTAGTTAAAGAAAATGCAACATCACAAGTTATTTCAGACGCTGTAACGATGTGGACGAACGAAGGGCTTGAAATATATGCTAAACCATCGAATGGGACTAAAATTGATATTGAATATGAAGAAATTGACTTGTCAAAAGTAACGAAAGCACAGGCTTTAGGTGGATATGATATTTCAACAATGAAAAGAACTGGATTAGAATTATTAGATGAAGTTTATTTAAAATATTCGGAATTACCAGCTTTCATTGATATTCCAGATTTTTCAAGTGATAGTGAAGTTGCAGCGATTATGCAAACAAAAGCTAAAAACATAAATGGGAATATGTTTGAAGCGGTTGCATTGATTAATGCACCGATAGACAAGCCTTATGACCAAATCCCAAAATGGAAAGATGATAATAATATTAACGGAAATGACCAAATTGTGTTGTATGGAACATTAGGATTAGCTGGTAAGAAATATATTCAGTCTATTCAGTATGCTGCTTTGTCGTTGCTAGTAGACGACGAGAAGAGTGGTGTGCCTTCACAGGTGCCGTCTAACTTCGCATATAAATGTGACAGTTTATATTGGAAAAATTCAAATGGAAAATTAGAGGAAATAATTTTAGATAAAGAACAACAGGCTAACTTTTTAAATAAAAATGGAGTAGTTACAGCTATCAATTTCAAAGGTTGGCGTTGCTGGGGGTCTGAAACTGCACTTAATCCGATGGCAACAGATCCAAAGGACAAATTTATAAACACTCGTAGAATGTTTAAATATGTCGGGAATGAACTAGTTATAAGTCTTTTTGATAAAGTGGATAAAACATTCTCTAAAAAATTAGCTGAAACAGTAACAAAATCAATGAATATTAGATTGAATGCTATTGTGGCTAGAAATGATTTGTTAAGTGCGAGTGCGACTTTATCAAGCGAGGATAACGACGCTATTAATGTTATGAATGGTGATATAACTTGGGTTATTAAGTTAGGAGTAATTCCAGGTATGAAATCGGCAACATTTAAGAAAAAATATGATGTAGACGCATTAACTGAGTTTGCAAACAGTTTAGGAAAATAG
- a CDS encoding phage major tail tube protein encodes MAKKKLPLGIVDADLYVNGSNALEGVGVVELPNVESATITTEQFGMAAEFEAPLIGHYKKMSAKVKMDSMNETLLNFNNNDSITLECLGALQQLDRMTHSPKITGADATLKGFITKFDGPKVENGKKFEGSFDLSITYYKLTINGKTIIEIDVLNGISNVNGSFNNIIRQLLGHI; translated from the coding sequence ATGGCTAAAAAGAAACTGCCTTTAGGAATCGTTGACGCTGACCTTTATGTCAATGGTTCAAACGCATTAGAAGGAGTTGGAGTAGTAGAACTTCCAAACGTTGAGTCCGCAACAATAACAACTGAACAGTTTGGAATGGCTGCGGAATTTGAAGCACCGCTAATTGGGCATTACAAAAAAATGTCAGCAAAAGTAAAAATGGATAGTATGAACGAAACATTATTAAATTTTAATAATAATGACTCAATCACACTAGAGTGCTTGGGAGCTTTGCAACAGTTAGATAGAATGACGCACTCACCAAAAATAACTGGTGCAGATGCAACATTAAAGGGATTTATCACAAAATTTGATGGTCCAAAAGTTGAAAATGGTAAAAAATTTGAAGGTTCGTTTGATTTGAGTATTACTTATTATAAATTAACGATAAATGGTAAAACAATCATTGAAATTGATGTATTGAACGGAATTTCAAATGTAAATGGAAGTTTTAACAATATCATAAGACAATTATTAGGACATATTTAG